The following proteins are co-located in the Syntrophorhabdaceae bacterium genome:
- the nth gene encoding endonuclease III, translated as MKKDIGSIMEALRGMHGEPRCELHYSNALELTVATVLSAQCTDERVNKVTKDLFKKYRSWKAYLDAPQEELEEDIRPTGFYRNKAKSLKNIAHELIERFHAKVPDDIDTFATVKGIGRKSANMIVGLAYDKPAVIVDTHMIRVTRRIGLTKEEDPEKIEKDIKKVVPQSMWTAFSLLIVLHGRYICKARKPECVKCLLRDYCDYYLGGS; from the coding sequence ATGAAAAAAGACATCGGTTCAATCATGGAAGCACTGAGGGGCATGCACGGTGAGCCACGGTGTGAGCTCCATTATTCTAATGCCCTGGAACTGACCGTAGCGACCGTTCTGTCCGCGCAGTGCACGGATGAGCGTGTCAACAAGGTAACGAAAGACCTCTTTAAAAAGTACAGGAGCTGGAAGGCCTATCTCGATGCACCCCAGGAAGAACTGGAAGAGGACATCAGGCCGACAGGTTTTTACAGGAACAAGGCCAAGAGCTTAAAGAACATCGCCCATGAGTTGATCGAGCGATTTCACGCCAAGGTCCCCGATGACATCGATACCTTCGCCACGGTGAAAGGCATCGGCAGAAAGTCAGCCAATATGATTGTGGGCCTGGCCTACGACAAACCGGCTGTCATAGTGGATACGCACATGATCCGCGTGACCCGTAGGATCGGTCTCACCAAAGAAGAGGACCCTGAGAAGATCGAGAAGGATATTAAGAAAGTCGTTCCTCAATCCATGTGGACGGCCTTTTCACTCCTCATTGTGCTTCACGGGAGATATATCTGCAAAGCAAGGAAGCCCGAATGCGTGAAGTGTCTGTTACGCGATTACTGCGACTACTACTTAGGAGGAAGCTGA
- a CDS encoding transketolase, translating into MFDSKELTQNELDNLKELSRLAKGDIITMTHLAGSGHPGGSMSSLDMYLTLFSCARLTGKDRDRIVVSHGHTSPGVYASLARLGYLPVDEVIAFFRKAGSPFEGHVVKGIPFIDWSTGNLGQGLSAGCGFAISSKRKKDGAHVYVLMGDGEQQKGQIGEARRFAKKYGLSNITAVVDYNGLQISGAIDCVMPQNIIENYLSDGWEVIDIDGHDYQEIYKALKRARDAENPVCIVARTVMGKGIPFMENKEKYHGSPLNDAECKDGMCVIGADDKLDFYKEKRKGMWTWQPSNDASTTKIDAGAPFTYGDEDKIDNRTAFGKALKDLGDKNIGRGQAVCVFDCDLASSVKTGDFAKAYPEYFYQGGIQEHNTATAAGALSTTGALTFFADFGVFGIDETYNQERLNDINRTNLKVILTHVGLDVGPDGKTHQCVDYVGLTRNLYHFKTIVPADANQTDRAVRYAAATEGNFLVAMGRNRWPVVYSKDGQKFFGEGYAFEYGKMDVLKAGKDGAIITYGAMVHRALNVRQNLAAKGLDFAIVNMACVNEIDEKVMAGLANLSCVITYEDHNRLTGIAPVITNYLVRKGFKGKFDSFGASTYGASGETEEVMQTQGLDADSMTASILKMMK; encoded by the coding sequence ATGTTTGACAGCAAAGAGCTTACACAAAATGAACTTGATAATCTGAAAGAATTGTCGCGCCTCGCCAAAGGCGATATCATCACTATGACCCATCTTGCGGGCTCCGGACATCCCGGTGGCTCCATGTCTTCGCTTGATATGTATCTGACGCTTTTTTCTTGCGCGCGCCTCACGGGAAAAGACCGCGACAGGATTGTGGTGAGTCACGGCCATACGTCGCCCGGCGTGTATGCGAGCCTTGCACGGCTTGGGTATCTCCCTGTAGATGAAGTGATTGCCTTTTTTCGAAAGGCGGGGAGCCCCTTTGAAGGACACGTGGTCAAGGGCATCCCTTTTATAGACTGGTCCACGGGGAATTTAGGCCAGGGATTGTCCGCAGGCTGCGGCTTTGCGATCTCATCGAAGAGGAAAAAAGATGGTGCCCATGTATATGTACTCATGGGTGACGGCGAGCAGCAGAAGGGCCAGATAGGCGAGGCAAGACGCTTTGCCAAGAAATACGGCCTGTCCAATATCACCGCTGTCGTGGACTACAACGGTCTTCAAATCAGCGGCGCCATCGACTGCGTCATGCCTCAAAACATCATTGAAAACTACCTTTCCGACGGCTGGGAGGTGATCGATATAGACGGCCATGACTATCAGGAGATTTATAAGGCCCTAAAGAGGGCAAGAGACGCCGAAAACCCTGTGTGCATCGTGGCCCGGACAGTGATGGGCAAGGGCATCCCCTTTATGGAAAATAAAGAGAAATATCATGGCAGCCCCTTAAACGACGCGGAATGCAAAGACGGTATGTGCGTTATCGGTGCAGACGATAAACTCGACTTCTACAAAGAGAAAAGAAAAGGCATGTGGACATGGCAACCTTCGAATGATGCATCGACGACGAAAATAGATGCAGGGGCGCCTTTCACCTATGGCGATGAGGACAAAATCGATAACCGGACGGCTTTCGGCAAGGCGCTCAAAGATTTGGGTGACAAGAACATTGGGAGGGGACAGGCAGTCTGCGTGTTTGATTGCGATCTTGCGAGCTCGGTGAAGACCGGTGATTTCGCCAAGGCGTACCCCGAATACTTCTATCAGGGAGGCATCCAGGAGCACAATACGGCGACCGCGGCAGGAGCGCTGTCCACAACCGGGGCGCTCACCTTCTTTGCCGATTTCGGTGTCTTCGGCATCGATGAGACCTACAACCAGGAAAGGCTTAACGACATTAACAGGACCAACCTCAAGGTAATTTTGACCCATGTGGGTCTCGATGTGGGGCCCGATGGCAAGACCCACCAGTGCGTCGATTACGTGGGACTCACGCGTAACCTCTACCATTTCAAGACAATCGTGCCCGCCGATGCGAACCAGACAGACAGGGCCGTGCGCTATGCCGCAGCCACCGAGGGCAATTTTCTCGTTGCCATGGGCAGAAACAGATGGCCTGTCGTGTACAGTAAAGACGGACAGAAGTTCTTTGGCGAGGGCTATGCGTTTGAGTACGGCAAGATGGATGTGCTTAAGGCGGGCAAAGATGGCGCAATTATCACCTACGGGGCCATGGTGCACCGGGCGTTGAACGTCCGGCAGAACCTTGCCGCAAAGGGTTTGGATTTCGCCATAGTGAATATGGCCTGTGTGAACGAAATCGACGAAAAGGTCATGGCCGGCCTCGCAAATCTGTCGTGCGTTATCACCTACGAAGATCATAACCGTTTGACGGGCATCGCTCCGGTCATTACGAATTATCTCGTGCGCAAAGGCTTTAAGGGGAAATTCGATTCCTTTGGTGCCTCCACATACGGTGCCTCGGGCGAGACCGAAGAGGTCATGCAGACCCAGGGACTCGATGCAGACTCAATGACAGCCTCGATACTGAAGATGATGAAGTAA